The proteins below are encoded in one region of Paralysiella testudinis:
- the relB gene encoding type II toxin-antitoxin system RelB family antitoxin, protein MPTSIRLSPELEQRLNHLAASTGRTKAFYLRESIERGLEDIEDIYLAEARLTALKEGRSHTVSLNEVMAEYDLANPL, encoded by the coding sequence ATGCCCACCAGCATCCGCCTTTCTCCCGAACTGGAGCAACGCCTAAACCATCTGGCCGCCAGCACCGGGCGCACCAAAGCCTTTTATCTGCGCGAAAGCATTGAGCGCGGCCTTGAAGATATTGAAGACATATATTTAGCCGAAGCACGTTTAACCGCGCTCAAAGAAGGGCGCAGCCATACCGTATCATTAAACGAAGTGATGGCCGAATATGACTTGGCAAATCCGCTTTGA
- a CDS encoding type II toxin-antitoxin system RelE family toxin codes for MTWQIRFEKEALKELKKLDPPTARRILQFLNERLAPLENPRSIGEALKGARLGDLWKYRIGDWRIICDIQDQEIILLVVKIGNRRQIYRS; via the coding sequence ATGACTTGGCAAATCCGCTTTGAAAAAGAAGCCCTGAAAGAGCTTAAAAAACTTGATCCGCCAACTGCCCGCCGTATTCTGCAATTTTTAAACGAAAGATTGGCGCCGCTGGAAAACCCGCGAAGCATCGGTGAAGCCTTGAAGGGCGCGCGCTTGGGTGATTTGTGGAAATACCGCATTGGCGACTGGCGTATTATTTGCGATATACAAGATCAGGAAATCATCCTGTTGGTGGTTAAAATCGGCAACCGCCGTCAAATTTACCGCAGTTAG
- a CDS encoding 2-isopropylmalate synthase — translation MQLDIDRLIAYFGGVNALADALKQHHPQDATSTAAIYKWRTRSSLPLNQLQKLIALAEAQGRPLDLNAFMQQQTTLEKKEMTGNNRVIIFDTTLRDGEQSPGAAMTKEEKIRIARQLEKLGVDVIEAGFAAASPGDFDAVNSIAKVIQNATVCSLARANERDVRAAGEAVAPAPHKRIHTFIATSPLHMEHKLKMKPQQVLEAAVNAVRIAKEYTDDIEFSCEDALRSDIDFMADVCSAVIAAGATTINIPDTVGYSIPFRTEAFFRELIGKTQGGDTVVWSAHCHNDLGLAVGNSLAAVQAGARQVECTINGLGERAGNASLEEIVMALKTRHDIFGLETGIDTTQIVPTSKLVSTVTGYPVQPNKAIVGANAFAHESGIHQDGILKCRETYEIMSAESVGWSANRLTLGKLSGRNAFKTKLVELGIELGSEEALNAAFARFKELADKKREIFDEDLHALVSDEMINLAQERYKYVSLKIHSETGEAPQAEIVFGIDGQEQRAASQGSGPIDAVFKSIENVVGSQAELQLYSVNAITAGTESQGEVTVRLARQGRIVSGQGADTDILVASAKAYLSALNKLESAPNRIKAQGDI, via the coding sequence ATGCAACTGGACATTGACCGCTTGATTGCCTATTTTGGCGGCGTGAACGCCTTGGCAGACGCCCTGAAGCAACATCACCCGCAAGACGCCACCAGCACCGCCGCCATCTACAAATGGCGCACCCGCAGCTCGCTGCCGCTCAACCAATTGCAAAAGCTGATTGCCTTGGCCGAAGCACAAGGCCGGCCGCTGGATTTAAATGCCTTTATGCAGCAGCAAACCACCCTGGAGAAAAAAGAAATGACCGGCAACAATCGCGTAATCATATTCGACACCACCTTGCGTGACGGCGAGCAATCGCCCGGCGCGGCGATGACCAAAGAAGAAAAAATCCGCATTGCCCGCCAGCTGGAAAAACTGGGTGTGGATGTGATTGAAGCCGGTTTTGCCGCCGCCAGCCCCGGCGACTTCGATGCCGTAAACAGCATTGCCAAAGTGATTCAAAACGCCACCGTATGCTCGCTGGCGCGTGCCAACGAGCGCGATGTGCGTGCCGCCGGCGAAGCGGTGGCACCGGCGCCGCACAAGCGCATCCACACCTTTATTGCCACCAGTCCGCTGCACATGGAGCACAAGCTGAAAATGAAACCGCAGCAAGTGCTGGAAGCGGCGGTAAACGCGGTGCGCATTGCCAAAGAATACACCGACGACATTGAATTTTCCTGTGAAGATGCGTTGCGTTCCGACATCGACTTTATGGCGGATGTGTGCAGCGCCGTGATTGCCGCCGGTGCCACCACCATCAACATCCCCGATACCGTGGGCTATTCCATTCCCTTTCGCACCGAGGCGTTTTTTCGTGAATTAATCGGCAAAACCCAAGGTGGCGACACTGTGGTGTGGTCGGCACATTGCCACAACGATTTGGGCTTGGCGGTAGGCAATTCGCTGGCGGCGGTGCAGGCCGGTGCCCGCCAAGTGGAATGCACCATCAACGGCTTGGGCGAGCGTGCGGGCAACGCCAGCTTGGAAGAGATCGTGATGGCGCTGAAAACCCGCCACGATATTTTCGGCTTGGAAACCGGCATCGACACCACCCAGATTGTGCCCACGTCTAAATTGGTGTCCACCGTTACCGGCTATCCGGTGCAGCCCAACAAAGCCATTGTGGGCGCCAACGCCTTTGCCCACGAATCAGGCATTCACCAAGACGGCATCCTTAAATGCCGCGAAACCTATGAAATCATGTCGGCCGAAAGCGTGGGCTGGAGCGCCAACCGCCTCACTTTGGGCAAACTATCCGGCCGCAATGCCTTTAAAACCAAGCTGGTGGAGCTGGGCATTGAGCTTGGCAGCGAAGAAGCGCTCAATGCCGCCTTTGCCCGCTTTAAAGAGCTGGCCGACAAAAAACGCGAAATTTTCGACGAAGATCTGCATGCACTGGTGTCTGACGAAATGATTAATTTGGCGCAAGAGCGGTATAAATATGTGTCGCTGAAAATCCACAGCGAAACCGGCGAAGCGCCGCAAGCCGAAATCGTGTTCGGCATCGACGGCCAAGAGCAACGCGCCGCCAGCCAAGGCTCCGGCCCCATAGATGCGGTATTTAAATCGATTGAAAACGTGGTGGGCAGCCAGGCCGAATTGCAGCTCTATTCAGTGAACGCCATTACTGCTGGCACCGAAAGCCAAGGCGAAGTCACCGTGCGGCTGGCACGCCAAGGCCGGATTGTGAGCGGGCAGGGTGCGGATACCGATATTCTGGTGGCCAGCGCCAAAGCCTATTTGTCGGCATTGAATAAACTGGAATCGGCGCCAAACCGCATCAAGGCGCAAGGCGATATTTGA
- a CDS encoding RrF2 family transcriptional regulator, protein MHLTQQTDYALRVLIYAAINNERLVNIGEIAADYAISKSHLMKVTTALVKGGFLEGIRGKGGGLRLAAATHEINIGAVVRHMEPMQMVECMGPGNSCLITPSCQLAGMLAGATRAFLQHLDGFTLADLINNATIAILYRSAPAAKPPHGAI, encoded by the coding sequence ATGCATCTAACCCAACAAACCGACTATGCCTTGCGCGTGTTAATTTACGCCGCCATCAACAACGAGCGGCTGGTAAACATTGGCGAAATTGCCGCAGACTATGCCATTTCCAAAAGCCATTTAATGAAAGTAACCACCGCGCTGGTGAAAGGTGGCTTTCTCGAAGGCATTCGCGGCAAGGGCGGCGGGCTGCGGTTGGCGGCTGCCACACATGAAATCAACATCGGCGCGGTGGTGCGGCATATGGAGCCGATGCAGATGGTGGAATGTATGGGGCCTGGCAACAGCTGTCTTATTACGCCCAGCTGCCAGCTGGCCGGCATGCTGGCTGGTGCTACGCGCGCATTTTTACAGCATTTGGATGGTTTTACCTTGGCCGATTTAATCAATAACGCCACCATCGCCATCCTCTACCGCTCAGCGCCTGCCGCCAAACCGCCCCACGGCGCTATTTAA
- the phoU gene encoding phosphate signaling complex protein PhoU, producing MSEHISSQFNIELENVRTAVMQMGGMVEKQLTDTLNALLGMQGAELKPVIESDSVINGMEVKIDEECQLIIARRQPAAGDLRLVLTVSRVIVDLERIGDEIKKAALKAHELIDHSRAVASDFYDFNRMCGQTIPMLRRALDAFARIDTSALLELIEADKQLDHDYRSSTRSRVTYMMEDPRTISTSIDLMFMNKAIERVGDHAVNIAEHVVYLAKGIDVRHTSVEVVKEALSDKK from the coding sequence ATGTCCGAACATATTTCGAGCCAGTTTAATATCGAACTGGAAAACGTGCGCACCGCAGTGATGCAAATGGGCGGCATGGTGGAAAAGCAGCTCACCGACACGCTAAACGCCTTGCTGGGCATGCAAGGGGCGGAATTAAAGCCGGTAATTGAGTCAGACAGTGTCATCAATGGCATGGAAGTGAAAATCGATGAAGAGTGCCAATTGATTATTGCCCGCCGCCAGCCCGCCGCCGGTGATTTGCGCTTGGTGCTCACCGTGAGCCGGGTGATTGTGGACTTGGAGCGCATTGGCGACGAAATCAAAAAAGCCGCGCTCAAAGCACATGAGCTTATCGACCATTCGCGTGCCGTGGCCAGCGATTTTTATGATTTCAACCGCATGTGCGGCCAAACTATCCCCATGCTGCGCCGTGCGCTGGACGCCTTTGCCCGCATCGATACCTCCGCTTTGCTGGAGTTGATTGAGGCCGACAAACAGCTGGATCACGACTACCGCAGCAGCACCCGCAGCCGGGTAACCTATATGATGGAAGACCCGCGCACCATCAGCACCTCAATCGATTTGATGTTTATGAATAAAGCCATCGAACGCGTGGGCGACCATGCGGTGAATATTGCCGAGCATGTGGTGTACTTGGCCAAAGGCATCGACGTGCGCCATACCAGCGTGGAAGTGGTGAAAGAGGCCTTGTCGGATAAGAAATAA
- a CDS encoding NGO1151 family protein, translating into MSENEQKLDYLEEAQEVLRMQNRVLATALKGLIRALPAEIAQEAVESIQLAFEDELAELQYDNSPHTDLFHDVTYAFFREKQ; encoded by the coding sequence ATGAGCGAAAACGAACAAAAACTGGATTATCTGGAAGAAGCACAAGAAGTGCTGCGCATGCAAAACCGTGTGCTGGCCACGGCTTTAAAAGGCCTGATTCGCGCCCTGCCCGCCGAAATCGCCCAAGAAGCAGTGGAGTCGATTCAATTGGCGTTTGAAGACGAGCTGGCCGAATTGCAATACGACAATAGCCCGCACACCGATTTGTTTCATGATGTCACTTATGCTTTTTTCCGCGAAAAACAGTAA
- a CDS encoding DDE-type integrase/transposase/recombinase, which yields MDITEVRCETGKLYLFVAIDRKTKYVYAELHPRMTQKTAVSFLRNLQQDCVFKITHILTDNGAQFTYNLLSQAQRPDKEHPFDELCRHLGIEHRTTKFRHPWTNGQVEITNKMLKEVTVKRFHYEHPDELKRHLMVFLLYYNHQRPLRSLKYKTPWQALEDCYNLEPELFRENPFQKIMGLNN from the coding sequence ATCGACATCACCGAGGTGCGTTGTGAAACCGGCAAGCTGTACCTGTTTGTCGCCATCGACCGCAAAACCAAATATGTTTATGCAGAACTTCATCCGCGTATGACGCAGAAAACCGCCGTTTCTTTTCTGCGCAACCTACAACAAGATTGTGTGTTTAAAATCACCCATATCCTAACGGACAACGGTGCGCAGTTTACCTACAACTTGCTGAGCCAAGCACAACGGCCTGATAAGGAGCATCCGTTTGACGAGCTTTGCCGGCATTTGGGCATTGAGCACCGTACCACGAAATTCCGTCATCCATGGACGAACGGGCAGGTGGAGATTACCAACAAGATGCTGAAAGAGGTAACGGTCAAACGCTTCCACTATGAGCATCCTGACGAACTTAAACGGCACTTGATGGTATTTTTGCTGTATTACAACCATCAACGCCCCTTACGGTCGTTGAAGTACAAAACGCCTTGGCAGGCTTTGGAAGATTGCTATAATCTAGAGCCTGAATTGTTTCGTGAAAATCCATTCCAGAAGATTATGGGTCTTAACAACTAA
- a CDS encoding electron transfer flavoprotein-ubiquinone oxidoreductase, which yields MTETIERDSMQYDVVIVGAGPAGLSAAIKLKQLAAQEERDISVCIVEKGSEVGAHILSGAVIDPKSLTELLPDWAALGAPLTRKVTSDRFEYLTREKAIKLPTPPSFHNEGNYIISLGLLCRWLAEQAEGMGVEIYPGFAAAEVLYHADGSVKGIATGDMGIGKDGQPTDSHQPGMALLAQQTIFSEGCRGSLSKQLIERFALAKDSQPQTYGIGIKELWEIDPAQSRPGSVTHTIGWPIDSQTYGGTFLYHLDDNKVAVGMVVGLDYQNPYLSPFEEFQRYKTHPAIRPIFEGGRRIAYGARALSEGGIQSLPKLTFPGGVLVGDAAGFLNVPRIKGTHTAMKSGMLAAEAVFGVLVEPQEAYDSSVEAGRYPALFKASWLYDELHGVRNIRPAFKWGLFPALAYGAIDEYIFKGKAPWTLKHHGTDHGSLKKAKDCQPIDYPKPDGKLTFDRLSSVFLSGTNHEENQPAHLQLKTPGVAIDINYREYASPETRYCPAAVYEIVEENGQPHLQINAQNCVHCKTCDIKDPTQNINWTVPEGAGGPNYAEM from the coding sequence ATGACCGAAACCATTGAACGCGACAGCATGCAATACGATGTGGTGATTGTGGGCGCCGGCCCCGCCGGGCTCAGTGCCGCCATCAAGCTCAAACAGCTGGCAGCGCAAGAAGAGCGCGACATCAGCGTGTGTATTGTGGAAAAAGGCTCCGAAGTGGGGGCGCATATTTTGTCCGGCGCGGTGATTGATCCCAAATCGCTCACCGAATTGCTGCCCGATTGGGCGGCGCTGGGCGCACCGCTCACCCGCAAAGTCACCTCCGACCGCTTTGAATACCTCACCCGCGAAAAAGCCATTAAGCTGCCCACACCGCCGAGCTTTCACAACGAAGGCAACTACATCATCAGTTTGGGGCTATTGTGCCGCTGGTTGGCCGAGCAGGCCGAAGGCATGGGCGTGGAAATCTACCCCGGCTTTGCTGCCGCCGAAGTGTTGTATCACGCCGACGGCTCGGTGAAAGGCATTGCCACCGGTGATATGGGCATCGGTAAAGACGGCCAACCCACCGACAGCCATCAGCCGGGCATGGCCTTGCTGGCGCAACAAACCATTTTTTCCGAAGGCTGCCGCGGCTCGTTGAGTAAACAACTGATTGAACGCTTTGCCTTGGCTAAAGACAGCCAGCCGCAAACCTACGGCATCGGCATTAAAGAATTATGGGAAATCGATCCGGCGCAATCACGCCCCGGCTCGGTTACCCACACCATCGGCTGGCCGATAGACAGCCAAACCTACGGCGGCACTTTTTTATACCATTTAGACGACAACAAAGTGGCGGTGGGCATGGTGGTGGGTTTGGACTATCAAAACCCTTATTTATCGCCGTTTGAAGAATTCCAACGCTACAAAACCCATCCGGCCATCCGCCCCATTTTTGAAGGCGGCCGCCGCATTGCCTACGGTGCACGTGCCCTGAGCGAAGGCGGCATTCAAAGCCTGCCCAAGCTCACCTTTCCCGGTGGTGTATTGGTGGGCGATGCCGCCGGTTTTCTGAATGTGCCGCGCATCAAAGGTACCCACACGGCAATGAAATCGGGCATGTTGGCCGCCGAAGCGGTGTTTGGCGTGCTGGTTGAGCCGCAAGAAGCCTACGACAGCAGCGTTGAAGCCGGCCGCTACCCGGCCTTGTTTAAAGCCAGCTGGCTGTACGACGAATTGCACGGCGTGCGCAATATCCGCCCCGCATTCAAATGGGGCTTGTTCCCGGCCTTGGCCTATGGTGCGATTGACGAATATATTTTCAAAGGCAAAGCCCCGTGGACGCTGAAACACCACGGCACCGATCACGGCAGCCTGAAAAAAGCCAAAGACTGCCAGCCGATTGATTATCCGAAACCGGACGGCAAGCTCACCTTCGACCGCCTCTCCAGCGTGTTTTTGTCGGGCACCAACCACGAAGAAAACCAACCAGCGCATTTGCAGCTGAAAACGCCGGGCGTGGCCATCGACATCAACTACCGCGAATATGCCAGCCCGGAAACCCGCTATTGCCCGGCGGCGGTGTATGAAATCGTGGAAGAAAACGGCCAGCCGCATTTGCAAATCAACGCTCAAAACTGCGTGCACTGCAAAACCTGCGACATCAAAGACCCCACCCAAAACATCAACTGGACGGTGCCGGAAGGGGCGGGCGGGCCGAATTATGCCGAGATGTAA
- a CDS encoding D-alanyl-D-alanine carboxypeptidase family protein — MAVAATVPQPPEVAAAAYIIEDAQSGQVLASKGLHDQVEPASLTKLMTAYLSFKALSEGRLKPDQMLTVSDKGWRSEGSRMFLDPKKPASVDDLLKGLIVQSGNDAAVTLAEAIGGSEEGFAQIMNAEAKRLGMTNTHFDNSTGLPGPQHLTSVADLAILANAIIRDYPQYYPIYSLKSFAYNNINQPNRNLLLYRDPSVDGLKTGHTSSAGYNLVASSNRNGRRVISVVVGTESPEARATESSKLLNWALQFFDTPKLYNANESITDVKVYKGKSSTVGVGFLRDAYVSVPQGSAKNLKPVLETVQPVVAPIAKGRVLGTLKLMDGEQVVAEKEVVALADVPEAGWFGRLWDGLVLWVKGLFA; from the coding sequence ATGGCTGTGGCCGCCACCGTGCCGCAGCCGCCCGAAGTGGCTGCCGCTGCCTATATTATTGAAGATGCCCAAAGCGGCCAAGTGCTGGCCAGCAAGGGCCTGCACGACCAAGTAGAGCCTGCCTCGCTCACCAAGCTGATGACCGCTTACCTAAGTTTCAAAGCCCTGAGTGAAGGGCGGCTGAAGCCCGATCAAATGCTCACCGTTTCCGATAAAGGCTGGCGCAGCGAAGGCTCGCGCATGTTTTTGGACCCCAAAAAACCGGCCAGTGTCGACGATTTGCTCAAAGGCCTGATTGTGCAATCGGGCAACGATGCGGCAGTTACTTTGGCCGAAGCCATCGGCGGCAGTGAAGAAGGTTTTGCGCAAATCATGAATGCCGAAGCCAAACGCTTGGGCATGACCAACACCCATTTTGACAACAGCACCGGCTTGCCCGGGCCGCAACACCTCACTTCGGTGGCCGATTTAGCCATCTTGGCCAATGCGATTATCCGCGACTATCCGCAGTACTACCCGATTTACTCGCTTAAATCTTTTGCCTACAACAACATCAACCAGCCCAACCGCAATCTCTTACTCTACCGCGACCCGAGCGTAGACGGCCTGAAAACCGGCCACACCAGCAGCGCGGGCTATAATTTGGTGGCGTCGAGCAACCGCAATGGCCGCCGCGTAATTTCCGTGGTGGTGGGCACCGAAAGCCCGGAAGCGCGCGCCACTGAAAGCAGCAAGCTGCTCAACTGGGCGCTGCAATTTTTTGATACGCCCAAGCTTTATAATGCCAACGAATCGATTACCGATGTGAAGGTGTATAAAGGCAAAAGCAGCACCGTGGGCGTGGGCTTTTTGCGCGATGCTTATGTGAGCGTGCCGCAAGGCAGCGCCAAAAATCTGAAGCCGGTGCTGGAAACCGTGCAGCCAGTGGTGGCGCCGATTGCCAAAGGCCGTGTATTGGGTACGCTGAAGCTGATGGATGGCGAACAAGTCGTAGCCGAAAAAGAAGTGGTGGCATTGGCTGATGTGCCGGAAGCGGGCTGGTTTGGCCGCTTGTGGGATGGCTTGGTGCTGTGGGTGAAAGGCTTGTTTGCCTGA